A single region of the Neisseriaceae bacterium genome encodes:
- a CDS encoding ribonuclease III codes for MSILLKDSQLENNLQYTFKNKNLLKQALTHRSFSPLNNERLEFIGDSILNYSIAHMLFTKFPHLPEGDLSRIRASLVNQETLSEIASKIDLGHHLRLGQGELKTKGYERPSILSDALEAIFAAISIDSNFLESQRVIQHFYITRINNIKPDRVKDPKSLLQEKLQAEKIALPQYTIIEQSGEAHQQLFHIECSIPILNIKTNAKASSRKKAEQEAANLALNEMQLLITGKQ; via the coding sequence ATGAGTATATTATTGAAAGACTCTCAATTAGAAAATAACCTACAATATACCTTTAAAAATAAAAATCTATTAAAGCAGGCATTAACACATAGAAGTTTTTCACCTTTAAATAATGAACGCTTAGAATTTATTGGAGATTCCATTCTAAACTATTCAATAGCACACATGTTATTTACTAAATTTCCTCATCTTCCTGAGGGTGACTTATCAAGGATAAGAGCGTCACTGGTTAATCAGGAAACGTTATCTGAAATAGCCTCTAAAATCGATTTAGGACACCACTTACGTTTAGGACAAGGGGAATTAAAAACAAAAGGTTATGAACGCCCTTCTATCTTATCCGATGCTCTGGAAGCTATTTTTGCAGCGATTAGTATTGACTCAAACTTTTTAGAGTCACAACGCGTCATCCAACACTTTTATATTACAAGAATTAATAACATCAAGCCTGATCGTGTTAAAGATCCTAAATCATTACTACAAGAAAAATTACAAGCTGAAAAAATAGCACTACCTCAATACACTATTATTGAACAATCTGGTGAGGCACATCAGCAATTATTTCACATTGAGTGTTCTATACCTATATTAAATATTAAAACCAATGCTAAAGCCAGTAGTCGTAAAAAAGCTGAACAGGAAGCTGCGAATTTAGCTTTGAATGAAATGCAACTATTAATTACTGGGAAACAATAA